One genomic segment of Roseovarius carneus includes these proteins:
- a CDS encoding Bax inhibitor-1/YccA family protein, whose amino-acid sequence MAQFDTVRTAAAGTRTAQIDEGLRAHMGKVYGTMSVGMLLTFAAAWAVGNNAAMMETLFTGMTRWIVMFAPLIMVFAFGAVINKLSYAAAQLFFYAFATVMGVSISYIFVIFTDMSIAQIFLITAISFAGLSLYGYTTKKDISGWGTFLIMGVIGLIVASIVNIFLGSPAIMFAISVLGVLIFAGLTAYDTQRIKNDYVAHAAHGDAEWLGKSAIMGALSLYLNFINMFMFLLQLFGNRE is encoded by the coding sequence ATGGCACAATTTGACACAGTCCGGACGGCAGCGGCCGGCACCCGCACCGCCCAGATTGACGAGGGCCTGCGCGCCCACATGGGCAAAGTCTACGGCACGATGTCCGTCGGCATGCTGCTGACATTCGCGGCCGCATGGGCCGTTGGCAACAACGCGGCGATGATGGAAACCCTGTTCACCGGGATGACACGCTGGATCGTGATGTTCGCCCCGCTGATCATGGTGTTTGCGTTCGGCGCGGTCATCAACAAACTCAGCTATGCTGCGGCGCAACTGTTCTTCTACGCATTCGCGACCGTCATGGGCGTCTCGATCAGCTATATCTTCGTGATCTTCACAGATATGTCGATCGCGCAAATCTTTCTGATCACGGCAATCTCCTTCGCGGGCCTCTCCCTCTATGGCTACACCACGAAGAAAGACATCTCCGGCTGGGGCACGTTCCTCATCATGGGCGTGATCGGCCTTATCGTGGCGTCGATTGTGAACATTTTCCTGGGCTCGCCCGCGATCATGTTCGCCATCTCGGTCCTGGGTGTTCTGATCTTCGCAGGCCTTACAGCCTATGACACGCAGCGCATCAAGAACGACTATGTGGCACACGCGGCGCATGGCGACGCAGAGTGGCTTGGTAAATCCGCTATCATGGGCGCACTCAGC